One Lepus europaeus isolate LE1 chromosome 4, mLepTim1.pri, whole genome shotgun sequence genomic window, CCAGCGCAGGGCCCGGCGCAGACCCTGAGCTCACCCAGAAGACAATGTTGAAGCCAAACAGGAAGTATTTCCCGCAGCAGCCGACCTCGGGGTCCTGGAAGTGCTGGTGCTTGCCGGGCATGGTTAGCGGACGCCCGCCGGCCCGGGAGCCGAAaccgaagccaggggccgggcccagccctccGCGGGCCGCCCAGGCCTGGAGCCGCCCGGGGCCTAGCCCGGCGGCTGCGGCTTCATGGCCGCGGCCACACAGAGCGCCGGTcgggccccgcccgccccgcagGGACCGCCCCCGGCGTccggagccccgcccccagccctgctccgacCCCGCCCCCTGCGCAGGCGGCCAGGGGAAGCTCCCAGCGCCCTTCCTTCGTGCTGAATGTCCAGGGCCCTTGCTGGCGACTACAGGCGTCCAGATCCCTGGGCCCCACAGCCCCACGAGGCTCAGTACCAGCGGCAGCCCCATCCCGGGCCTGCTGTCAGAACCCAGAGGACTGACCGCTGTCCCTGGGAACAGCAGGGATGGTGATGTGGAATCGGCTGCATTTAGCGCCATCTGTACCGACTCAGACTCAGGCCTGATGGGGACCGGGGTCTTATGCGTGCCTCACCTGCtgttcccccaccccatcccccagtTTTGCCAGCATCCTGTCCTCCAACCCTTAAGTTGAGGGTCCCTGGCGCCCCCCTCTCTCCTGTAACCGGCTGAGGCTCCTTAGTATCCAGGATCTCATATGAGCTCCCAGAGCGAGGATTCAGGAAACCCAGAAGTTACTCAAAATTGTGGGGCCCTCCTTTAAAAACTTACGACTTTGTTTGGAAGTATTTGTTTAGAAGGAACAGGAAGGTGCAAGTGTTCTGCCTCTAACTGATGCGGGGGAGGCCTGGGCCACCGGCCTGCGCTCTTCAAGAGGTGGGACAGGCTTCTCCAGCCTCCGCTCTCCCCTTTGCCCCTCCGCACAGGGGAGGGTGATCTCCTCCAACCCTCCAGCTCcgtgggcagggagggcagcctGTGCAGGGGACCCAACCCTCACTGCTGGTTAGGAGACAGGACACAGGCTGTGATGAAAGGCAAGCCCTGCAGGTGCTAAAGCAGAGAGGTCACAAagaggaacccccccccccactctcgtTGCTGAATGCCAGCTCTCAGTTAACAGTGGCCTCAAGCCCCCTCCCTCCAGGCAGAAGCCCCCTTCCCATGGAGGCCAAGTTAAGTCATCATGGGACACACCCTCATCTTCCCACCTGCTgtgagccctccccccacccctctccccctctgccatGACAAACTCtccccagggagcccctcccAGCTTCTCGGCCACCACCCCATGCCACCACAAGGCCCAGGTCATCCTATGTCAAGCTATTTATTTTCACTCCAGGATGGGTAAGGCTTGAGCCTCCCGCCCCCACCATGGCAGTCAGAGGCTCCGGCGTCCTCACACCACAAACTTGTTCTTGGCTAGGGAGTTGCTCTTGGTGGCTGTGTCGGCGTGGGCCTGGTAGCCGATGATGGTCTTGGTGGAGAGGCCCAGGCGCTCTTTGTATATCCGCctgggtgggtgggagagagaccCACATCAGGTGGGcagcagagaggctgggccaagatgaCCCCTGCCCTCCTAACCCTGACcgtggctccagccccagccactcctgTTTCGTGTGTTCCACCGGTGCGGAAGCTCAAAGAAGGACTCCAATGCAGCCAAAGTTCTACTGCTAGGGAGAGCTGGAATTCTGCACTCCCAGCCCCTTCACACAGCGGGgtaaggatgggggaggggggtaaGGGTGAGGGGGAGGGGTATGGAGAGCTGCCAGGGACCTCCCTTGCAGGCcagaccacccccaccccccttctcGCTAGAGGAGACCCAGCCGAGCCATCCTCACCCGATGTGCAGCACGCCCGCCTGGTTCTCGGCCTCCCTGGTCCACACGGCGATCTTGTCTCCCTTGGTGCGGACGTTGAGCACGGCCCCGCAGACCTCTCTGCTGTGCTCCGCAAAGCTCTCCCCGATCAAACACAGCAGCTGCAcccaaagcaggagaggatggaaAGACCTCCggcagaggcctggggctgcccacagggccctggaggcccctcccccactcaccgTCTCCAGCCACAGTCGGTCCAGCTCGCTGTGGCGCTGCTGCTTGGCCAGACTGATGAGCCAGCGGCCACCCCTCTTGTTCTTGCTGTCTTCCCACATGGGCTCAATGCCATCCTGCCAGGGGGTGCAGGTCCACGACCCCCCTGGGGTCGGAGGtactggccccgccccctcccagcctctgcatGCCTCCAGCCCTCCCCAGGAGCAGGGTCCACCCTGAACCACTCGTTGCCTGTCGTGGGCCTTGTCTGTTTGGGTGCCGTGTGTGTTACGGAACCAAGTTCCTGAGACAGGAGTTCAAATGGGGAGGATCCAGGAAGTCTCTGGGGCTGACATCCCCGGGGCCAGAGATGTCCCAGGCATGGCTTCCAGGTCCCCAGACCTCGCTGGGCAGAAGTCACTGGGACAAGTCCTTGACTGCTAAGGTCAGCATCTCCAGGGACTTCCAGTGCTGTCCCTTGCTTGAGCCAGGCCAgtcacctcctccctgccctccccttgCAGACTTAACCACTCTGCTTTGACTGACCCTCTGAGCCCGAAATCACAGCTGtcttgccccctgccccccaccccggtccctgggagggagggacagagcagaagccaggaggctcagcccccacccccttggGGATGGGGCTCCCAGGAGCAGAGCTCACCTTGAACAGGGCGTAGTCACAGCCGGCGGAGAGCTTGCTGGCCAGCTGGATGTGACTGTACATCCTGCAGAgggaccccagccctgctcaAGTCAGGGTTTCCGAACCTGGCTCCAGctggcctcagccctgcccgGTCCTCGCCACCACCTTCAGGCCTGTGCTCACGCTCGCCCTGCCACCTGAAACCCCACCCCCAATTACTCAAGCCCCACCTCTCCCTGGaaccccaccccctgctgcccaACCCAATGAAGCCTGTGCTGCCCCAGCTGGAGCCTGGGACCCTCTTGCCCCAGCGTTTGCAGGGCAGTTTCCTGGGAACACCTTGGCTGCTGACACAGGCTCAGGCGTGGAGGGGACCTTGCCCATGGCTTCTCCAACACATGGCCATGGACTTGCAGAGTCAAGGTTGTCCCCTTgcttcccccactcccccacccaggctctctctttccccctgagCCGGAGGAAGGCTTGCAGGTGGCAAAGGTGGCTGGGCCCCAACCCCAGTGCCCTTGCTCGAGACCCACCGAGCCCCACCCTCAGCACACACCGAAGGGTTCCCTGGAGCAGGCTGGCTGGGCTGTGCAGGAAgcactcaccccacccccacccccacccccacgcggGATGAGAGCCCAGGCTCCGGCGCCCGGGCACACACTCACGCCCAGAAGTCCTCCACGGTGTCAACCTTGGTGACGAGATGCAGGTTGTCCTGCCAGGCCCGGCTGCGGTCATTCTTAAAGAACCACAGAGCCCACCTGGAGGGGGGTAGGGAGTGGGGGGAGTGGCCTGGAGGAAGCCGGGAGCCCTCTAGGTCCACCCCGAGCAGCACCTGGGTTGACAGgggtctctctcttactctctccctctAAGGACAGAGATGGGATTTGGGGCAGAGACACCCCCTAcacatacacgtgtgtgtgtgtgtgtgcaggtgtcctgcagggccaggggacAGAGGATACATTTAACCAAGAATCTCAGCAGGGTTAaggctgggggaagggggagggtcaaggtggggtggggtgggcaacAGGGCTCAAGGCTTAGGCCAACCCTGGCCTTTTGTGGATGAGGACCTGGGGCCCAAGAGAGGAAGGGGTCGCCCAAGTCCCTGCCGCCAGCGAGCACAGAAGCCAGCCTAACAGCAGGGGTCCGTGTCCAGCTCTGTGGCTGCTCTCACCTGTTCTGCAGGGGGTGCACCCCGAGGTGGACCTCTGCGGGGCCCTCATTCTGGACCTTTCTCCGCAGAGGCTGAGAAGACCTGGGCGAGTCCTGAGCCTGCCCGCCGGGGGACGCACCCACCACTGccgcctcttcctctttctccttccgcTCCTCCTCCTGGTCCTGGATTCTACCCTCAACTTCACAAACCTGGCCAAAGAAAGGAGTGAGGCGGGGCTGGGCGCCTGGCCCCCACTGCCCCCAACCTTTCCTCCAGCAGGGGTCAGGCAGGGGGACATACAGGGCCTGTGGCAGCCATGCTGCTGCTGAAGCTCCACCAAGACCCAGCACCCAACAGCCCCCAGCTGCAAGCTTTTAACCCTccagtgccctgcccccacctgcccaaggcaggggagggggagggaaccGGAAGAGTGAGGAGGGTGCTCCGAGCTGGAGAGGTTTAATGGCTTCTTTCCATCCATAAGCACTAAATGAGCACCTTCTGTATGCAAGTCCCGATCTGGCCACAGCTGAGACCAGGCAGACCCAGCCCAGGGTGGGCCAAGATATGGGCCAAGGTAAGGGTCTATATTTGGGGTCTGCCTTCAGGGAGAGTGAAGTCGACATGCCACCAAAAGTGGCCCCTGTATTTAAAGCGAACTTccatgccccaccccacccctggtttCTGGAACATTCACAGCCTTGGTTTGCCCGCCCAGCGTCATATGGTGCAGGCATTTATGTTGGACTCTCGAAGCATCTgagctgctttttaaattttgtgtatgtttatttgtttctatttatttgaaaggcagaacgctagagagattgcccatctgctggttcctcaaaCATCTgagcttttaaaatgtaattactgggggccggcgccgcggctcaataggctaatcctccaccttgcggcaccggcacaccgggttctagtcccggttggggcgccggattctgtcccggttgcccccttccaggccatctctctactgtggcccgggagtgcaatggaggatggcccaagtgcttgggccctgcaccccatgggagaccaggagaagcacctggctcctggctccagatcagtgcgttgcaccggccacagcgctccagccgcagcggccattggagggtgaacc contains:
- the EIF4E1B gene encoding eukaryotic translation initiation factor 4E type 1B, whose translation is MLALQVCEVEGRIQDQEEERKEKEEEAAVVGASPGGQAQDSPRSSQPLRRKVQNEGPAEVHLGVHPLQNRWALWFFKNDRSRAWQDNLHLVTKVDTVEDFWAMYSHIQLASKLSAGCDYALFKDGIEPMWEDSKNKRGGRWLISLAKQQRHSELDRLWLETLLCLIGESFAEHSREVCGAVLNVRTKGDKIAVWTREAENQAGVLHIGRIYKERLGLSTKTIIGYQAHADTATKSNSLAKNKFVV